Within Ipomoea triloba cultivar NCNSP0323 chromosome 9, ASM357664v1, the genomic segment ATCTCCAATTAGCCATTCGTTGTTGCGTCTCTTCACACTCAGAGTGTAGACGTTTCTGTGTTCATAGAATTGTTTATGGTTGTCCCGAAAATAGTGCTCGAGTTGGCGAAGCATGACTCTCGTACTTAAACATTAAATCACGAGTTTGATTATTGCCTACATCTTTTTATTCAAGCTCATCACACAAGATCTTCCTATGCAATTTATCTCTACTACGTACATAATTTGTAGGCTATGACACATGAGTATCCTCAAGTGGGGGCTAGAAGATTTAATCTTCGATCTTCTGTAAGATCTCAAATGGATTTTGTACCATGGAgaatttctatttaaaaaaattataaatatatatgttgatttTACGAgttcttgtaaataaataagACTCTATATATGTTGATTTTACGAgttcttgtaaataaataagACCCTACTAAAAGTATGGAAGGGTGTATACAAGGTAGGATTCAAACCTCATTTTAAGTATGAATTACAAtaaacatgcattatttttaccacttttcaatttaaaattttttaatattgactgaaaatttttaattttttaatgtcttaactaattaagtaaaaaataaatattgagcCCTCTAAAATTTGAAGCCTGTGTTGTAGCTCAGTTTGCATTTCCCAAAATTGGGCCCTGGTCTACGGTAACGAAACCATTAAAATGAACGAAGTAGAAGTATGAATGGTCAAGTAATGGAACGCGCGCTAATAAGAGACTTAGAACAAGGATGCTGCACAAATTGCCTTAAGTTCCATTAAAACTTGGATCCATTTTACACCCAGCTGGGATAGGGTATTTGTACATAGGATTACTTGCACAACAAGGAAATGGATTCCTAAAGCGCAGCCTACCAAAATTAAAGTCTCCTTCCAACCAAATGCACTGTAAGTGTACACGTAAATTATATTCATAGTTTTAAAAAGTCAAACATTGCATGCATGAATATATTTGTATGatcatttttgttaaaaattaaagtctcacgcgagactttttttttttttttcttcaaatgagACCTAATTTTCTTAGTTGCATCCATTCATCATGTTTGAAAATAACGTGAATATatcatcatatttcaaaatcaacCAGTGCGTATGGAGAAATTGCACGTGTGACGTGTCCAAATcagcaataaaaaatctaattgTACACGTAAATTCATAGTTTTAAAAAGTCAGACATGCATGATTATATTTGTATgacatttttgttaaaaattaaagtcTCATGCAAGACCTAATTTTCTTAGAATCTTAGTTGCATCCATTAATCATGTTTGAAAATAACGTGAATATatcatcatatttcaaaatcaaaCATCGACAATTAAATTCATAACAACATTGTTGTAAGCTCTATTTTTAATGTACAATGTACTAAAGAGATCACTGGATAGATATAGAAAGAATCGAATGGTggaattgtttttttattaaaaatcatAAGTATACAATTACAGGGCCGGCCCTGAGGGGTTCAGGGTGGGCACCTGCCCAGGGCCCATCTCTATAGGGGCCATAGGCTAtaagatatacggagtattatatatatatataggaccaGATTTTAGgacgtgcaagatgtgcaaccgcacagggccccaaaattttgggggcccctagtccagccctgacctaatagttagtatatgtatttgtaattatattggccaaaattagattttttacatttttctctttgcaatttttcttcaagtcGTAGTTTAGTTATACTTTGATAGagtctcacttatttaccagtaCGGGGTcactcaaataaaaaatccggcactatatatatatattacttattatatattttaaaaaatagggtTAATTGTTTCTGGAAGTCAAGAACTGAACTCACTGCTGCCCAACCGCCCATGAGTATAAGGGTCGTCGGTCGCGCCTACGCCACACCAACCACTCAAATACTTAAAGATTTTTGATTGACTGATTCGGATTGATTGATTCACATAAGTGCCAgctgtttttatttctttttttttttttgttaagatcgatttcataataattttttttatacaatgttgcCTAAAAAACATTCACTcggaagtgaaaaaaaaaaaaaagcagaagaaaaagaagtaaacaaattgatcatTCGGAAACAAATTTTTCATATAGGGGTCCTTTTTTTAATTCCGCCCAGGGGCCTATAAAACCTTTGGACCGGCCCTGacaattattgtaaattttgaAGTACAACTaagatttttttattcatattatACATGGGAGGGGTGgttttgagccttagtggaggtaaTATTGGCTCTCTGtacttcatttggttgagaaagtaaagatactacattgtaacgaagtcaatagtactttaaaaaataataataaactacgATTGGTCGGTATGTCAATGCCCATATATCGACTATGCTCTCTCATGGAGTAGGTAAAAAATCGATAGAAGCCCTGGGGACTGCTCATCCTTATCCTCTTTGCGTGTTGCTTAAAATATCGTTTAAAATCTGGataacacttgtgtgaaaccgtctcacgggtctcaatttgTGAGATGAATTGAATCTTTAACCCTAATAATCAAAAATTCAACCGATTTCACGGATTAAAACCAATAAGACAGCTTCACACAAGGTTTTTACCTTAAAATCTTACCCCACAAAATGTTGCCTTGTAAGAAATcgattgtttaatttgttgtgtaACGTTAATAGAACATGAGCACGGACGTGCCACGTAGCCCACGGAGCACCTACAGTACAATGAAATTAAACTTCAATATATTTTGGTGAGGGGTTCGCTGGGTATTTTGGTGGCCGACGAAAATTTGAACAGTTTATTAGTGGAATTATATTGAGCACACGTTACTCCaaccatgcatgcatatatgcatctTTCTCTATAAATATGGCGACGAATTTGTCCACAGTACAATTCATACAGCCAACAAAAACCAGAAAACTATTTCATTTCCTCGTCCAATATACACATCTTCTATCTGTTTAAGGTTTCAAgagttttaatttcttctttgaTCATCAATGGAGTTCAACTTAGCACCACAAATGGCTGACCAAACCGTTTATGAAGGAGAGGGTGGTGGATACTACACTTGGTCCACTTCCGTCGCCCCTTTTCTCGCCCAGGCAAACCTCGCCGCCGGCAAGTTGGTTCTCCAACCTTTTGGCTTTGCCCTCCCTCACTACGCTGATTCCAAGAAGATCGGCTACGTTCTTCAAGGTATACAATACAAACACTTCTCTCTATGTTTTTTTTAGTGACGTGGAAGGCCGACTTAGAACCACTGGATTATGAGGAGCTAATTAGTTTAAATTGTCATAATTGATCGGTTCAAACCAGATCAAGAGGACGCTCTAGCTAGAAATCTTGTTATAACCTTATGGCTACAAGAATAGATTGACCAACTTGATTGGGGTCTAGAATTTTGCCCCTTGAGTGATGATCTGAGAGATATCAACTCCCACTATTTGCATGTGGTGTGCATGATAAATCCGGTATTATGACTTTAATCAATAAAAGACCACACAAAAGTAATCCAATTTAGATTATCATAATTGACcgattcaaacaaaaaatattattaaattactttaattaagaatcaaacttaaaacctaCTAGGTAATTAACAAGTCAACAAGTTGACTAACTCTAATACTTTTCTCTCAACATATTCCATTGTAATTTGTATTCTGCGGGATGAAATTTATGCatggttaattaatataatataatcgtATTGCAGGGTGTTGCGTGGTCGGAATGATATCTCCGGACAGCACCGCCGAGAAGGTAGTCAAAGTCACGAAAGGTGATGCGATTCCGGTGGAATTAGGAGCCGTGTCGTGGTGGTACAACGACGGAGACTCCGACGTGGTCATAGTATTCTTGGGAGAAACCTCCGATTCCAACACTGCCGGCCCATTCAACTACTACTTCCTGGCCGGAGCTCTGGGCATGCTCGGCGGTTTCTCCGCCGATTTTCTCGCCGGAGGTTTCGGCATATCCGTTAGTGAATCCAAAACCCTATTCAAAAGCCAAAACGCTACCGTCATTACCAAACTCAAAGAAAAACCGAACATCACAAACCCCGCAAACAATAACCGGAAAGATTTGGTGTTCAATCTCGAGAATGCGTTGCCACCTGTCACCAGCAAGAACGGGGGGGCTCTTGTTTCCGCCACGGCTGAGAATTTCCCTTTGCTCAGCCGCGTTAACCTAAGCGGGAACCTCGTAAAACTCGAACCTGGCTCCATGTTAACTCCGGGATACACGGCGGATTCCTCGTACGAAATAGGTTATGTCGTTAGTGGCAGCGCTAGGATTCAGATTGTCGGCCTTAACGGTCAACTGGCTTTGGATGACAAACTTGAGGCCGGCCACGTATTTGTCTTGCCCAAATTCTTTGTCGGTTCACTCATAGCCGATACCGAAGGAATGGAGTTTGTGTCCACAGTGACATCTTCAGAGTgagtaattaatattagtaaacACTAAAcagaaattctatttttatttatttttttgcttcGCCACGCTAAGGGCCCATACACTTAACTATTTTTTCAATctattcaaatataaatagtcaATACCGTCTACACTATGAGGCAAACTATGACCTCCTATTTGAAAAAATTGCACTCCTAAACCAGAAGGTTATTGGCTGGGCTATTAATTTAGTAAGTCTTATAAGTCTGATTTAACAACCCTCTCTATTTTGTTTTTACAGGCCAAAATTACTGCGTTTAGCTGGGGTTGAATCAGTTTGGAAAGCTTTATCTCCTTCAGTCCTACAAGCATCCCTAAATCTCAGTTCTGAGGACACAGACATTTTCAAGGACAAGATAGTGGAAACCGCAGCAATTATCCTTTCCAAGAAGCATTAGAATTTTGGGTTTATTTGCATAcgtatttaatataattaagttgGTTGATAATTAAGTACGGTCTAAGTTAATTAAGATAAATGGTGAAATTTGTTATGTAATTTTACAGTATATGATGTCTCTTTCTGTGTAGAGATTTGGATGTGAATCTCATTACCCATCTTTATCAATGTACTCAAATTATTTGCTTTTATTTTGGTCATCACTCATCAATAtcttttttcaaatatgatacTACATGTACCACTTTTAAAACTAAACAAAGCTTGTTTTTCTTTAGatgaaaaattaaggaaaatatataattactattttaaaatGTGCGACAAGTTCGTCCTCTTAAAATAACAAGggtaatattcattttcactcTTAACCGCACACTATATATAGTAGTGATGCACCGATAGTATaatgtttatatacattaaactttatttttataacatgaaagtttatttttatgatCATATAGATCGAAGAAACATTATGAACTTACATTAATGTTTAGATTTATAAtcatatagaataatattatgaaCCTATTATAGGATGCATGTTATTAAATATGACGCGCCTATAGTGTAATATTTATGCACATTAAGGGTCTGTTTGAAAAGCATGAAAAtgaattttggaaaatattttttgaaaattagtcatttttgggaaaatattttcctttttggtGTTTGGTTGCGTTATGGGAAattgtcttggtgtgtttggttcattttatgaaaaatgaatataattgtataattatacatagtatattttattattttatttaaaatataaaataatataaaaatatataacataataatatttattattaaaaaaaaaacaatggtcCGGCTCTGGTTTCGGCTTCTGATTTGGTTTCCGGCCGAAACCAGAGCAAAACTATTATGGTTTTCTCCGGCAGACTGATTTCCGTCGAAATGGGTGAGATGGCCATTTTGGCcgttccgaaaaatgacttatcGGAAAAAATTTCTtaagtcattaaaaaaaaatgaattgataattttccggacgttgccaagtaccgaaaactcgaaaaatattttccgaaaGTTATTTTCCGGGTTATCAAACACACCTTAGACCATATTCCAAATAAAAATTTGCCGGAGGCTTGGTGGTGGGCTGGTTAGCAGAGTTTGGGCCTTCGGGGAGTTAGTAATGGGCTTGGGCCGGTGATGGTGGCTTAAGACTTGGCAGTTGACAGTAACGGAGGAGTAGCTGCAGCAGTGCCTCCGCGAGCGACGGAAGGGGAAGGAAGATATGTTTTCCGGGAGCTCTACAAACCTCTCCTTTCTCTCTCCTTCATCCACACTCGCTCGTTCGGTTCTTCCCGGAGTTACTGCCTTTCACGCTCATCGCCGCTCCTCCTTTCTCTCCCCCAGTTCTCACAGTTTTCGGCTCCAAAACAATGCGTTTCGGCCGGAGATTTGGACGCGCAACTTCTCTACTGCCGCTTTGCCTTTTGACCTCTCGCCACCGCCGATCGACCACGACCTTATCGTAAGTCTCCGTATCCTGAAACACTAAGTATACGGTTTTACGTACACAGAGAAGCAGTTTATTGATTTTTCCAAGGCATTAATCTGAAGAATTGCCTTGACAATTGAACAGTCATGCTGGATAATTGTAATCTATTTTGAGCAAGGACTATGCTAATTTGGAAAGGGATAACTGAGAGTCTAGCTCACAATTTTCATTAAGCTTTTGAAATAAATCGATTGATTCGGCAGTATTAACTTGACATTTTCATGGTAGTAGGCATGCTACACACTGACAGATTAATCTTAGGTATCATTTGGAAGGTTTTCCATGCTAGGATGTAGGAGAGGAAATCTTTGCTGCAGAAGAACATGGAGCTTTGTTGCTGTTAATTGTTACATGCTCTTTTATTAAGCTGATATACTCTTTATTTTGCTTGACATCCAATTACTTTATGTACTTTATAGGATACTATGAAAGTTGCTGGTGCGAAGGTATTAGAGGATGACATAATTGAGACCTATGGCAATGACGATGAGGCCTTAAGTGCAGCTGAAAATGGAGTTGCTGTAGGTGTCTAATCTGGTTTGGGTTTTCGAACATTTCTTTTCTCCTATGCTTTCTTTCCTTCATCATCTCTGTATTTATTATACAGAGAATAGAAGATTGTTTTGCTATTGTTATTCCAATCTGTTGGGGAAAGAGTGGACTTCTGGGTTAACAGCTGAAATGGGAAACAATAGAAACTCAAAAAGGAATTAATCAGGAGCCCAAACGGGGAAAACCACAACAGAAAATTTATGGACGTAATTAGTATatctttttttccaaaatgtAGGACTAAGACTAAAACTAGTATAATAAACCACTTATTTACCAATCCCAATTTTAATAGAATTATAAGTTGAGTTGAACCTCAAGACTTAATTCAAATATGATCACTTGAGTATAGGATATGTGTTTGTGATGGAATCCTTTAGGGGCTGTTTACCaaaatggaaaaatggagaattctCTAGAAACATAGAGAATTGGAGAAGTGGAAGaatggaaaacttgtttactaaaatcaaTCCTCTAAAATAGCTTTCCATCTCCATTCTTCTGTTTTTGTACGACTTTGGAGAAAGCTAAAATTGAGTTCTCCACGAGTGAACAGTACATTACTTACCCTGAGGTCCCAGGTTCGAATCCTGCTAGGCGCACCCTTCTTCAGCTTATTCCCTTTTGTGAAAATCCTATTAttgttatctttattattattattattattattattgttattgttattgttatttgtattattattgttattgttattattattatctttattattattattttcattattattattatctttattattattattttcattattattattatctttattattattattattattgttattgttattattattattgtctttattattattattgttattattattattattattgtctttattattattattgttattattattattattattatctttattattattgttgttgttattattattattatctttattattattattattgttattattattattattatctttattattattattattattattattattatctttattattattattattattattattatctttattattattgttattattgttattatctttattattattatctttgttgtagAAATATACAAATGTGATATGGGAATTTCCGAATTGGgatgattgtatttaatgaggttttgagtattttgttttgtaatcaaactatgtactaaaacaaatggaaaattggaggaatggagaaggaaaattgaaaaactgtagaaatggaaaactggaataATTGAGAAGGAAAAATTGAAAACTTGAGAAAtggaaaaatagagaaatgaaGTAAATGACCCCTTAAATTTGCTATAAATGTTTAACTTGTTGCATGCATGGGGGGTAGACAGAACTTTCTTTGTTCCAAACTGTAAAAAGTCACCTTAATAAGCTGTAATGCACTTTCCTTCTAGTTTTCATATTAACTCTGTTGAACTTTGATTGATAAAGACATATTTCACATTGGTGTTTTAGGTTGTGGATCTTTCACATTATGGTCGGATAAGAGGTAAGCTTGTCcttgcattttgattttttagaaGCATAGCCATTTTCTGGGAAGCTATAGTCTATAACTTAGATCTTATAATATGTTGACatagtattatgtatattaataaTGCAAGTTGCTGGATTCATGAAAGTGGTCTGGTCAGTTGTGATCAATACGGTACCTC encodes:
- the LOC116028827 gene encoding 12S seed storage protein CRD-like — encoded protein: MEFNLAPQMADQTVYEGEGGGYYTWSTSVAPFLAQANLAAGKLVLQPFGFALPHYADSKKIGYVLQGCCVVGMISPDSTAEKVVKVTKGDAIPVELGAVSWWYNDGDSDVVIVFLGETSDSNTAGPFNYYFLAGALGMLGGFSADFLAGGFGISVSESKTLFKSQNATVITKLKEKPNITNPANNNRKDLVFNLENALPPVTSKNGGALVSATAENFPLLSRVNLSGNLVKLEPGSMLTPGYTADSSYEIGYVVSGSARIQIVGLNGQLALDDKLEAGHVFVLPKFFVGSLIADTEGMEFVSTVTSSEPKLLRLAGVESVWKALSPSVLQASLNLSSEDTDIFKDKIVETAAIILSKKH